The following coding sequences are from one Sandaracinaceae bacterium window:
- the pyrF gene encoding orotidine-5'-phosphate decarboxylase produces MTPRERLILALDVPRLVDAEPLLATLGAEVGVMKVGLELFVAEGPQAVRAVTDAGAACFLDLKLSDIPATVAKATRSAVGLGARYLTLHASAGPAALEAAAREAEGSDTRLLAVTALTSLDAAALGAIGWASDPAAVVERLTRLALEAGIDGFVCSPQEAARVRALAPEGLIVTPGVRPAGSDSGDQKRVATPTDAMRAGADLLVVGRPIREAPDPVVAARAIVREIEAAS; encoded by the coding sequence ATGACGCCGCGCGAACGCCTCATCCTCGCCCTCGACGTCCCGCGCCTGGTCGACGCCGAGCCGCTGCTCGCCACGCTCGGAGCCGAGGTGGGCGTGATGAAGGTCGGGCTGGAGCTCTTCGTGGCCGAGGGGCCGCAGGCGGTGCGCGCCGTGACCGACGCCGGGGCCGCGTGCTTCCTCGACCTCAAGCTCTCCGACATCCCGGCCACCGTCGCCAAGGCGACCCGGTCGGCGGTCGGGCTGGGCGCGCGCTACCTCACGCTGCACGCCTCGGCGGGCCCCGCGGCGCTCGAGGCCGCGGCGCGGGAGGCGGAGGGCAGCGACACCCGCCTGCTCGCGGTGACCGCGTTGACCAGCCTCGACGCGGCGGCGCTGGGCGCGATCGGCTGGGCCTCCGATCCGGCCGCGGTGGTCGAGCGCCTCACGCGGCTCGCGCTCGAGGCGGGCATCGACGGCTTCGTCTGCTCCCCCCAGGAGGCCGCTCGTGTTCGCGCGCTCGCGCCCGAGGGACTCATCGTCACCCCCGGCGTGCGCCCCGCCGGCTCGGATTCCGGGGACCAGAAGCGCGTCGCCACACCCACGGACGCGATGCGCGCGGGCGCGGACCTCCTCGTGGTCGGCCGCCCGATCCGCGAGGCCCCGGATCCGGTCGTGGCCGCGCGCGCCATCGTGCGCGAGATCGAGGCCGCGTCGTGA